Part of the Cottoperca gobio chromosome 1, fCotGob3.1, whole genome shotgun sequence genome, GAAGCCATTTgcaggtacggaggagcattaaCACTTCCAACTTGTCTGTCAGTTAATGGTCTCTGTctttttaagtaaaataaaatacaatacacgGTCAGCGTTTATTTGtctcaggtgtgtttgtgttcatttgcaGGTTCCTTCAGCCCGTGCACAGAGTCGACATGAATCTGACTGACTTGCTCGGTGAGCTTCAGAGAGACCCCTGGCCTGTCCCTCAGGGCAAACGGCCCCTCCGCTCCACTGGTGTCGCACTGACTGTAGCTGTCGGGCTGCTGGaggtacagcacacacacgcacacgcagaaacacagaTAATCTTGTACATTAAGGCGAGACATGTGGGCGAAAGATTGTTGccattttgcttccataacatgtcgtCTTTCAGAGTAGCGTAAATAGATAGAAGTTATCTCAAATGAACTAAAAGTTAGCACCAGATTTAAACATAACCTTTTACAGCAAACTTTAATAAAACAGTTTCTTAATGTAAGTATACAAcaggggaagtttcatggtgatatctctTAGTTCAAATGTTTACCCTGCTCACCTGGAGTGTATGGAATTCTTTCAATGCATTACTTCTTTTCTCCgactctgagccagaaatctccacttcagcagcacttgcatccaccaaactttccagtttcattcctctctatattctgaatgCTTTACAGAggtgtttgttcatatatcattcatagcctgatttataaaACGTTTTATTAGTGAAACATAACTGGAAATGTATGCACACTAgcaaatatttgcatattcgaatataacatttaagaaaacatgTGAATTAAAATTGTCTTAATGTAGGTAATctactggggaagtttcatggtgatatctaatGGTTAAAGATTTATACCCTAATCACCTGCAGTATTCTGCACTTTACACGTGCTGTTTATAAAATCCAAACCATACCTAGATGTGTGCTTATGATCTGACTTCAAATGAATTAGCAGTCATTTATTGAGCTGCTTCAGAGTAACCTGAACTTTAGCCTCTTCAAGACGATAGTGCCACATGTAACTGTTCAGAAACGCACACAGTGTTTCTGTAGGTTCAAAGGGCTAGTTCCTTGTTTGCCTTCTGTCTCTTGTGTCTGCACGGTTAGATAACTTCTTCAACAGGTCATTCTCCCCGCTGTTCTCTCCTTCAGCAGACAGGAGATGAGATTAGAATAAATGTAGCTCTTTCATTCACTCCAGATTCACTGATGTGTCAAGAGGCGTTTGGCTTGATGACTGGGTCTTTCACATATAAAGCCGAACTGCAGAAAAGTGGTTAGCATCCACCATTTGTTGGcttatttatttgattgatCTCTTTGAATGAGTGCACTTTGGCTCTGAATAAATGAATCACTGTTTACGTAGAACTTGTTGGCATTAAAAGCTCGTTCCAGTGGCTTTGGTACTATGTGGCCGACTTCCAAATTTCTCAGTGTCTTGACTTTCCCAGACTCCTGGACTTAGGACTTGGCTGCGACGCCGCTTTCAGCTGAAACTGATTCCCTAAAAGCTCTCGATCGCACTTTTTATACTCCTTATACACACAGTCCCTTAACCTGGAGTTCTACTTCTGTCCAATAATGTGAAAATTGGCATTGTTTGAATGGAAAATGATTTCTAATGACTTGATAAAATAATTACGATTgctatatataattatgttttatttgctctTGTGAAACCTACCCATACCTAATGCTATCAAATAACAACTAAACaactattacatttaaatcactTTTCTTTAAAAGGTTCTATCAAGGATTACTGCCGCTGTATTTGCACAGGTTAATAAGGCAGTCTAAATGTTCCCCTCGCACTCTTTAAATGCCATATTTGAGAACTTGGTCACTAATCCATCACTGGTCATTATCTACATTCACAGCCCAAATGCTCAAATTCAGCACACGTGCTTCAACGTGGATATAAATGAGTGCAGACTGCATATTTCATCCAGAAGTCTGTCGTAACTACCCCGGGATCTCGTCAAATAACAAGCTTGTGGTGTTAAATTGTAACTTGAGTAGAGGTGACTGTACGATGATGCTTGCGCTTAACTGAAACCCaattcttcctctctccctcttcaggGCACATACCCCAACACGGGGGCTCGTGTGATGCTGTTCATCGGAGGGCCCCCCACCCAGGGCCCGGGCATGGTGGTGGGAGATGAGCTGAAAACCCCCATCCGCTCCTGGCACGACATCCAGAAAGACAACGCTCGCCATTTGAAGAAAGCCACCAAGGTGAGCAAGTGCACGAAGCCTCAGCAAATCCTGGCATTTGCAACTTTATCTGGGTTTAagtgaaatattcctttttttttaatactgtaCATTTCCATTGTCAGTTTAAAATCTCCAGTAtgaatttataaataaactatatctatttagcacctttcaaaacaaCCCCATAACAAGAAACCAATCATAAAAAGAGAATCAGGGAGACTGTTCCAGAGTTTTGGGGTCATGACAGTCTCCTTTTTTAGTCTGTTGTACGATCTGAGATTGCGTGCAGGTCGATGAGCTCGactatgttgtattttaaaagtGCTGAGTCAAACCTCCAAACCAATTCTGATGTTAACTGCGAGCCGGGGggctgaaatgttgtttttcttttgttggattCAGTCAACAGTCTGGCTGCAGCATTTTGTATAACTTGAATGCGTGAGCGTTCTTTATTGTTTAGGcaggtaaagagtgcattacagtcaATTAACTCATGAAACACTTTCTACAAGTCAGAATTCTAGAAATGATTTCATTTTTGAAACCATTCGAAGTTGATAAAAACAGCGCTGGACTTCTTTGAAACGTCAAATGCATGTATTACGTTCACTGACGTCATCGTTTCAGCTCTtttgtctgctttgtttttttactacAGTACTATGAAGCCATGTCCAACCGCTCTGCAGTAAATGGACACTGTATTGATATCTACGCCTGTGCCCTGGACCAGACGGGACTGCTGGAGATGAAGTGCTTATCTAATTTCACCGGGTACGTCAGCACTTAGTGTTTAATCGGTTAAGGAGTGTGTGCGATTACATTAGCCTTACTATTAGGGATGTGGGACCCTTTACACATTATAGGGATACTTGAGACTCTAACTGCTTTGTTGTAATTGCTTATCAGGGGGCACATTGTGATGGGAGACTCCTTCAACACCTCGCTGTTCAAGCAGACCTTCCAGAGAGTCTTCAGCAAAGACTACAATGGAGACTTCCGCATGGCCTTCGGAGGCGTCCTGGAGGTCAAGGTAAAGAAGCGATTTAGGCATTATTAGTCTTAATAAATATCATTGTTTGCTTGAATAAGAAGCGCTTAAAGATCTACACTCGTTTActtatgttgtgtgtttttatgtccaTATAGACATCAAGGGAAGTGAAGGTTTGCGGCACCATCGGACCGTGTGTTTCACTCAACGCCAAGGGTTCCTGTGTTTCAGAGAATGTAAGTCGCTGCCCCCCCAGATTCCTTCCTTCCCACCGTTGAGTTGTAATCCGAGAGCTGTGGTTTACTGGCATTCATCACaatatgttctttgttttgtgtaggAGATGGGTATCGGTGGCACCAGCCAGTGGAAAGTGTGCGGACTCAACCCCTCCACCACTTTGGGCATTTTTTTTGAAGTGGTGAATCAGGTAAATACAAAACGCTGATCTCTGATGGGATTACTGTGGGCTGATGAAAGTCGctaatcacatttaaaaagaggaaTATTTGTGATGTGATCAAGTCTTTGTTAagggaaaacacaaaaagcCATTGTTTAAAGAGTTTCACTTGTCGTAGAAGGCCATTTGTTAGGCTCATGCAAAGGGAGAAGTGACTGACAATAAGTCTTACTGTCtctactgtttgtgtgtgtgtgtgtgtgtgtgtgtgtgtgtgtgtagcacaaTGCACCAGTCCCCCAGGGTGGCCGAGGGGTGATCCAGTTTGTGACCCAGTACCAGCACTccaacacacagaggaggatACGGGTCTCTACCATCGCCAGGAAGTAAGACACTCCACTCCAAACTGTATTTCACTCCATGTCGACCTAGAACATTAATATTAACATGATTATACACTAGTGGGGATGTATGAGGTTCTTATCCagagtcagtgtattacctacagtagatgactGTTGGCAAGCCTCCAGTAttgagcagcagacaggagtTACAACACAGAAGcaaatgtgctgctgtggacgggggcagcagcaaaatgtattttagccaccaaaagaaaagtttaagtgtacgctatatttagaatatcttCACCTCTTTACCTTGCCCTTCAGACGGCCCTTTCCGACGGGGAACTGACGTCGTTATTTCCATcaatgctctcttcaaagccaccagactccgtTAACAAAAACTGTTATgacctgtgtgcatgtgcatcatTCACAGCACACACCCAGGCTCACCTGCaactctcccttcctcctttgtTTCTTGCCACTGAAGCTGGGCAGACGCACAGTCCCAAATCCAGCACATCGAGTCGTCATTCGACCAGGAAGCGGCCGCAGTGCTCATGGCTCGCCTGGGAGTCTTTAGAGCAGAGTCAGAGGAGGGACCAGACGTCCTGCGTTGGCTCGACAGGCAGCTCATCCGCCTGGTGAGTGACGCGCACACACCCTCCCCACCTGCGCTTTGTGATGACAACGATGCATATTTGGCATTGTTAGGATTGTGCAACACATTCTGTAATCGCTCACGTATGTTGTGCCAGGTTTTGTAAGGTTTACAGTGTGTTCAGTATTTGAACAATGTTTTGTCTCCCTCTGTTTTAGTGTCAGAAGTTTGGCCAGTTTAACAAAGATGATCCGACATCCTTCAAACTGTCAGAGTCTCTGTCCCTCTACCCACAGGTAAACCTGCCTCCTGGTGGAAATGCATGAATGTGAATCTGTGAAGAAATGACTGAAATTGAAGTTTCCAATCTTTATGGatctgattttaaaatgtgaattctAACTATAACACTGTCCCCAATTGTAATTGATTTGCATTAGGAGTAAACCTTTTCTTGCTCTCCTCCACCTGCAGTTTATGTTCCACCTGCGGCGGTCGCCCTTCCTGCAGGTGTTCAACAACAGCCCCGATGAGTCGTCCTATTACAGACACCACTTTGTCAGGCAGGACCTGACCCAGTCTCTGATCATGGTCCAGCCCATCCTCTACTCATACTCCTTCCATGGACCACCAGAGGTCAGCCTCACACCCTCCACACCATTATTATCATCTGTGTTAGGAGCATCCGTCCTTTCCTAGAAGCTTCAGGACGGCTTCATGACAAATGATGCATTTGGTGCTTAAATTGTTCCAAACTGGATGTGTCTGTTCTTCACAGCCCGTTCTCCTGGACAGCAGCAGTATTCTGCCCGATCGAATCCTGCTGATGGACACTTTCTTCCAGCTGGTCATCTTCCATGGAGAGGTGAGACAGGGCAGTTCGTCTGGTTCAACCCCAGAAGTTTTCCTCTTACCTTTTTTAGTGCTATTTGTTGCTATCCAGGTTTTGGTGTGAGGTGCCGAGTGTTGGAAATATCGCTACAAGCCAAATTCAGACATCGAGAGAAGGCGGACATCTCTACAGCCGATATCTCCCGCACTCTGTATCTCGCACCAAAATAAATCTGGATTGGTAAATGGCACCACAGGTAAGAggggaaaatatgtattttgaagTGACATGTTAAGTGTTCCTCCTTATTTCCAGACAATAGCCCAGTGGCGAAAGGCAGGCTACCAGGAAATGGCAGAGTACGAGAACttcaaacagctgctgctggctcccCTGGATGACGCTCAGGAGATCCTGCAGACGCGCTTCCCCATGCCGCGCTACATCGAAACCGAGCACCAAGGCTCGCAGGCTCGTTTCCTGCTCTCCAAGGTCAACCCGTCACAGACCCACAACAACAGCTACGCCTGGGGACaggtacattattattattattattattattattattattattattattattataataagatACAACTTACTATGTTTCAGCTTCTTATACTTGAGAATAGATTGCTTTCAGAGGTCAACATGTTCAGTAGAGGGATACGCCTCGTGCCGCTTCAGTGTGCTGAGGTTATTTACAGCCACACATCCGTGTAAAACTGTTTGCGCCTGCATGAGAGGAAATTACTTTCCATCACAGCAGTCAGTAGTTTGTATTCATGATTAGAAAAGTGAAACCGGAAGACCtatgactgtaaatatacaagcTGTTGTTATGATGAGACTGTCGGCTGAAAAGTGCAGATGGTGCGAGACACATCGCAAAGAAACTAGGCCGACAGAAAATGACCGACGGCCGATAAACAGCTTTgtgtgtcaaaatgtctgtaaCCCCGTCTGAAAAACAATCTGCTGACAACAAGTCAAACTGTCAGCCAACGCAGGTCTTGGATTTGCTAACCTCAGATTTTAAGTGTGGAAAATCGAAAGCTAAAAATAGCATTAATCTCTTTATTTCCCAAGTGAAGGAAGAGCTGAACCCTAACCTGCAGTTTACTAACACTGAAAGTCTCTACGGCAGACCGGGAACAAGATTATCAGGCCTTGCATAAACTAATCTTGGCACTAAACCCGTTTGCTTTATTAAAGGATCAGAGTTATGTCCTGAAAAGATCTGTCGGCAAAAGTGCATAAATCACTCAACCAGTATTTTTGTCTCCATCTGCAGGAGACGGGAGCCCCGATCCTCACAGACGACGTCAGCCTGCAGGTCTTCATGGACCACCTGAAAAAGCTGGCAGTTTCCAGCTCTACGTAGACGTCTCTATTCCACCACgaaagagagaaggagtgaTCCGACATTCCCGTTCTGACATATGCAGCCATTAACATTTCCCCTGTTTCTGTAAAGAAGCCAAACCCACACAGTCGACTGTATGTGCTTGCTTGATTGTGTCCTTTCCAGAGTCGCGTGTGACATAtccatgctttaaaaaaaaaaaatgaaagaaatgggAAGAATAGCACATTCCTAATGAGACTCATTTTTCATTAACATGTTATTTATGAGAAACGGCTTCAGTACTCCAGACTGTCCTCATGTAAGCAATATCAAATCCTCAATTTCTTTTCTATTTCATATTACCGTTCTCTGACATGCAGAATGATTAGACttctaattaatatttttgttttttctttgtttgtttgacccaaGATATTTGTGTCTAGTGCACCAGCCCTGgtgctgttttatgtgtttgcTTTGTCTAAAGCTGAAGATGACATGCTTAGAATTTTctcaataataaattataattgtaCCTTCTAATGCTGGATAAGAAATGTTCAGAGCTAATCTGTCTTCACACTATTGGCTTGTTAATCGCAGTTTATTTGACATACAAATTTAAAATCCTTACACGGATTATACCTTTTAAGTGTTTTCCAAGAATATTCCCTCTGAATAATGAGGATTAATGTTCTGAGGAATGGAAATCAATCGCGTCAGACTGACTCTGTTAATGacgaacatttatttttaacttcacTCTGTAGTTCAGACCTCTCGTCCCGTCTCAACACCATCTGGTATTTTGCACCCGATGATTTCCCAAGTGTCTTTGTAATCAAACTTTAATATACTGTAAGACTGTATCGACGCGACAGTTGTTTGATTTAGATCCTGTCTGGATTCTAAATGCTCTCCATTATAAAGCCCCGTCGGCAAGAAACCAattctctttgtctgtccttGCACCAGCATGCATGTTCTCATTCGCAAAACTTTAGTTCCCTGATTTGGTTTTTCACACCCAGGTCGCAGAGGTTAAAGACGCTCTGTTCTTACACGAGGAATCTGTTGAACGTTTTGAGTGTGCGAGAGAATGTGCCCACGGCGTGTTGCAATCTTGTGCAGATTGGAAGAGACTCTCCCTCAacaattgtctttttttccctcattTGTTGCTACTGTACATAAAGCCTGTGCGGCACGCAACCCCAATCATAAAACCACTCGCACAGCAGCTACTGTCCCTGTAAGCTGATCTCGGAGCACCCTGACAGTATGATTTCGAGGATCAGTGAACGGCAGATTATGAAGACTAATCCTCAGGGGCTATCTGGTTAGCGACAAACTCTACTCTTAGCGGCTTTAAGCAGAACTTGCCACTGAAATTTACAAATGAAGTCTGTGTCTATCGAGAGCTTAGGCTGTACTATGTTGCACTCTGAAGCCACATATGCTCCAAAGGTATTCAAGGCCAAGTTAAAAAAGAAGCAATGGCTCTTAATCTCTTTTGACATGGATACTCCTGCACAATACCAAAAGCTCTTTTTTTAGGTAAATGCGTTTGTTCAGTGGGGATGCAGCTGCGTGAGATCTGGTGCCACACTGTACTTGGATATGAAATGATCTCATAAAGAGATAATCATGCCAACATGCAAAGGCTGCAGCTGTGCACGTTCAATGACGTCCAGAGGAACAAAAGAACATTGAATATTCTCTCGGCACACTATTTGCCGTTGTCTTCAGTGATCACTCGTGATGTTCATGTCCATGTGATTCCCAGGCTTAGGTAAAGCTGTAAGGAAATGTGTCTTATCATCTATCAAATCCTAATGGATGAGTCCAGTAGCCACAGAAATCCATTCCAGCTCCTGTCCCAGATAACTTATGTAAGTTTTCTATTATGGAATATGCCATAGCATGTTTATATAACTATGATTGACACAATACTGTCGTGAGATGATGCAAACCACAAATAGTATAGTTCTCTTCCTTTCAGCGATTTGGATTATCGAAGTTAAAACTTAAGTCTGATTGTATATTAATATTGCGTTTCTGAGtacatgtatattttttttatcttaaagcTCACAGCTACAGACATGATTAATCTTCACCCAAATATGAAATGCATTCCCTTTCAAAATGTTgataattatagtaataattTTTACATTGCAGATGTCATAGATTTGaaagcagtaaaaaaaagacaaattgtaTCAAACGGATTTACTattgaaatagaaataaatacttGGTAAAGaatttcattttaaagaaatTGTATACATAGGAAAATCTCAAAAGCAAGTAAACAAACCGGTCAAAGCAAGTTAGAAAACTTGTGTCTGAAGTTTGAAAGTTCACAGAACTCACGCTGAAGTCTGCAGGGACCTGAATGCAGCATCACTGTGGACTTTAGTCCTGCAGCGAGGAACATAAGGAACACAATGATTTGTTAGggacacaggaagaaaacaagTCAGTCATTTCACAAAtacaattttttattattattattattattattattattattattattcatttaaaacgaGACCATGTAACCTTTTCTGAACAGCAGCCACTGTGGCCTTAATGGGACGGCTGTTGTGAGCGGACAACGTTATGCCAGGTACAAGGTGAAACGTTGAGCTGTTGAACCCAATCGCCATGGACACGTCAGGATTGAATCAGTTGATACCAAGTTAGGATACCGGATGATAGTAAATGAAAAGACGTGGAGTAACGGTAGCATAATGAGTGAAGATCATCGAGTCATACATTCACTCTAATAATGTCAGTGTGTTGCACACAAATATCCAGTGGGCGATTTGAGGGTGGATGCCATCCCCCGTGTTAACCTGCCAACCTCTCCGTCTCATCGTTGCAGAGAGAGTGCAGGGATTGTTTAACTGAATATGTTAGTCCAGATTGCCTGAATAATCTGAGATATCAGTCTGACTGTGCTGTGTATTCATAATGCTGATGGTGCTGAAGTAGCAGACGGATTTGTAAGTCCCGCCCTTCTGTAAGCAGTGGTTTTCAAAGTCGAGACTATAGGCCTCCCCTCATAGCTTTGAGAAAGGGGTCCCCCTCACCGGAGCGTCCCCTGAGACAGTTTGGAGCCCTCCTGGGGAGGCCCGCCTCACACTCTAAACCATATACTATAGCTGGGGggttaaaaatgaataaatcgcCTGATGGTtaggcttacctccacgcacagtcttggctctggaaccgtactcctggataggggttggactctattcttctccggagttgcccaaggtgtgaggcgttgggccggggtggggatactcactagcccccagctgagcgccgctacgttggagtttatcccggtggacgagagggtcgcctccctacgccttcgagttatgggggggaaaactctgactgttgtttgtgcctatgccccaaactgTAGTTCTGaatattcggccttcttggagaccctgaatggagccctgcagggggctccagtaggggactccgtagtcttgctgggagacttcaacgcacacgtgggaaacgatggagacacctggagaggcgtgattgggaggaagggcctccctgatctaaacccgaacggtcgtttgttgttggacttctgtgctagtcatggaatggccataacaaacaccatgttcgaacataaggatgctcataagtgcacgtggtaccagagcaccctaggccaaaggtcaatgatcgatttcgtaatcgtatcatctgatctgaggccgcatgttttggacactcgggtgaagagaggggcggagctgtcgactgatcaccatctggtggtgagttggatcaaggggtgggggaagactctggacagacctggtaaacccaaacgggtagtgcgggtgaactgggaacgtctggagaaAGCCCCTGTCCTgaggatctttaactcacacctccggcggagcttttcagctatccctgtggaggttgggggtattgaacctgagtgggcgatgttcaaaacctctattgctgaagctgcggtgatgagctgtggtctcaaggtcttaggtgcctcaaggggcggtaaccctcgaacaccgtggtggaccccggtggtcagggaagccgtccgactgaagaaggagtccttccgggttatgttatccgggaggactccggaaacagttgcagggtatcgaaggactagaagcttctgccgtgtcagaggcaaagcagcgggtgtgagagaagttcggagaagctatggagaaggactttcggtcggcaccaaggtgcttctggaaaaccatccggcacctcaggagggggaagcgaggaaccatccaagctgtgtacagcaagggtgggaccctgctgacttcaactgagaaggttatcggccgctggaaggagcactttgaggaactcctgaatccgactaacacgccctctatggttgaggcagagctggaagctgatgggggatcatcgtcaatttccctgatggaagtcactgaggtagtcaaacaactccacagtggcaaagccgcaggggttgatgagatccgttcagaaatgctgaaggctttgggtgttgaggggctgtcttggttgacacgcctcgtcaacattgcgtggaagtctgggacagtgcctaggggttagcagaccggggtggtggttcccctatttaaaaagggggaccagagagtg contains:
- the sec23b gene encoding protein transport protein Sec23B, with translation MTTYQEFIQQNEDRDGVRFSWNLWPSSRLEATRLVVPVSCLFTPLKERPDLPPVQYEPVLCSRANCKAVLNPLCQVDFRAKIWACNFCFQRNPFPPSYAGISEVNQPAELMPQFSTIEYIVQRGAVAPLIFLYVVDTCLEEEDLQALKESLQMSLSLLPPNALVGLITFGRMVQVHELSCEGIAKSYVFRGTKDLSSKQIQEMLGLTKSPATGQQGRPSAPQDAEAICRFLQPVHRVDMNLTDLLGELQRDPWPVPQGKRPLRSTGVALTVAVGLLEGTYPNTGARVMLFIGGPPTQGPGMVVGDELKTPIRSWHDIQKDNARHLKKATKYYEAMSNRSAVNGHCIDIYACALDQTGLLEMKCLSNFTGGHIVMGDSFNTSLFKQTFQRVFSKDYNGDFRMAFGGVLEVKTSREVKVCGTIGPCVSLNAKGSCVSENEMGIGGTSQWKVCGLNPSTTLGIFFEVVNQHNAPVPQGGRGVIQFVTQYQHSNTQRRIRVSTIARNWADAQSQIQHIESSFDQEAAAVLMARLGVFRAESEEGPDVLRWLDRQLIRLCQKFGQFNKDDPTSFKLSESLSLYPQFMFHLRRSPFLQVFNNSPDESSYYRHHFVRQDLTQSLIMVQPILYSYSFHGPPEPVLLDSSSILPDRILLMDTFFQLVIFHGETIAQWRKAGYQEMAEYENFKQLLLAPLDDAQEILQTRFPMPRYIETEHQGSQARFLLSKVNPSQTHNNSYAWGQETGAPILTDDVSLQVFMDHLKKLAVSSST